One part of the Anopheles coustani chromosome 2, idAnoCousDA_361_x.2, whole genome shotgun sequence genome encodes these proteins:
- the LOC131264436 gene encoding LOW QUALITY PROTEIN: uncharacterized protein LOC131264436 (The sequence of the model RefSeq protein was modified relative to this genomic sequence to represent the inferred CDS: substituted 1 base at 1 genomic stop codon), whose translation MVKGVRARNGADPYGRWLWYGAVLLLQVPSTFDAHYVPPGSDTCRLCLCDNGHPKACKAVLCSPPHDCKSFQIGSSCCEFICLDDTLGSTPDKNYDLGMXLVASGAIVTFSLTLLFFVISRLRHRKTRAQEGREVIDDPSQRNLVSNVGYIGGNIGYLGGGTMNMDYSYVDHAVAPHYQLWKPPGAYYTRGEAPPPYEEAIAIAHAESLSSCTVSVATSTARNFPLGIVQDADSVSNITANTTNLINININGNSNAGIGNAEIGSIGSSIGRSVATITSDDPPFLTSTGGNSRSVGGGDNNDTNGGSIMAMYNHHHHHQGTSATEHCGTDNGNEDRASGDHPVAVVGIQHCGGANSSTAPYGDGSELCMSSSCELNMNARCNFIQHDTAAGSVGGSSHGPGVFGMLPKDDHCPPIGMMRQSNRQSMAEDKINDNVHNHRHRQMISAGGGNGGNMHQQSSSSPLAPSQSFMQSVPVPMMFTDNNSPGGTVSAVTTSSDDGMFMAKNRMTGKKYHRTIPRQFSIVDPIINPIKTNTFVVAAAAAATSSSASSSTPMTQHATSRESGKLGSHRVNGTGGSVTPTGSVSTATSTTEMNRGGKQCHCPVQHKAILTAYQPVGSGQPPTGSLSVVEAGYRSQGNDQSRSKQPSSVNGDRGAHLAVERNAGGGDGGSSSAKSISVPALGTQRYQHEKDYQSNSLSFAGAVGGVHSGKSLKATHNHQQNHYLHHNAHIGATESKASGVGMDELMNSRQHGLSSTDGDDRSVLHKKSSLAVGSGGGGGPINPILPPKVKKHQHPHQQHQQQQHQQHQHQQQPQDQPTVPQHGHSAGGQLSQRSGSMHQKRISFLESPSTGGPGSVSNGGGAKLSEHRRSPVPPSHDGVVGTGGGALKLASGAATPGNGYSNSLPRHSFTTARSYEQRKQRSMASAATYGDRVGISKSNPRHVRSGDGLPLHEKSPYDSNTLPKNGSSASVGRKTSLVTEAVNHIPSVINIPVPPPPANVFGLRTNSPSSIGLSSESGIIKQQGCNDGGGPSSTGSSKHSSTLTYTMAENGGSNKRKGAGGRGGSGGTAGDGGDGGSGAKGSAPVAGSAGGTGGAGGGTLKGDTVAGCSNTTKQPILLPLPVLMTTITNCANPREHVLPNDNSLDEDYLSECENCKSSSNARYYLDLQDNSKVSAPVQETMTLQRKIPDNAEEEQQNYYRVSSTLPTNTSKRNAPVANKDRVAWFSTIPASSSSDDEETCE comes from the exons ATGGTGAAAGGCGTTCGTGCAAGAAACGGTGCGGACCCGTACGGACGGTGGCTTTGGTATGGTGCTGTACTGTTGCTTCAAGTTCCCTCTACATTTG ATGCCCACTACGTCCCGCCCGGTTCGGATACTTGTCGATTGTGTTTATGCGATAATGGTCACCCGAAGGCGTGCAAGGCGGTCCTATGTTCGCCGCCGCACGACTGCAAGTCCTTCCAGATAGGCAGTTCCTGTTGCGAATTCATCTGTCTGGACGATACGCTTGGCAGTACGCCAGACAAAAACTACGATCTTGGCATGTGACTAGTGGCCAGTGGAGCAATTGTCACGTTTTCGCTAACGCTGCTATTCTTCGTCATCAGCCGATTGCGGCATCGCAAAACCCGCGCCCAGGAGGGTCGCGAGGTGATCGATGACCCATCGCAGCGCAATTTGGTGAGCAACGTCGGTTACATCGGTGGCAACATTGGCTATCTTGGTGGGGGCACGATGAACATGGACTACTCCTACGTTGACCACGCCGTCGCGCCACACTATCAGCTATGGAAGCCGCCCGGTGCGTACTATACGCGAGGAGAAGCTCCACCGCCGTACGAGGAGGCCATAGCGATAGCTCACGCCGAGTCACTAAGCTCTTGCACTGTAAG TGTGGCTACGTCTACTGCCCGCAATTTTCCGCTCGGTATCGTACAGGACGCGGACAGCGTATCCAACATTACAGCAAATACAACCAATCTgatcaatataaatataaacggTAACTCCAACGCCGGCATTGGGAACGCCGAAATTGGAAGCATCGGAAGCAGCATTGGGCGCAGTGTTGCTACCATCACCAGTGACGATCCGCCGTTCTTGACATCCACCGGAGGCAACAGCCGTTCGGTCGGTGGCGGTGATAACAACGACACTAACGGTGGTTCTATTATGGCCAtgtacaaccaccaccaccaccaccagggtACATCCGCCACCGAGCACTGCGGAACGGACAACGGCAACGAAGACCGAGCTTCCGGTGATCACCCGGTAGCCGTTGTTGGCATACAGCACTGCGGTGGAGCTAATTCTTCGACGGCTCCGTACGGCGATGGCAGTGAACTGTGTATGAGCTCCAGCTGCGAGCTGAACATGAATGCACGCTGCAATTTCATCCAGCATGACACGGCCGCTGGCTCCGTCGGGGGCTCTTCCCATGGGCCGGGAGTGTTCGGAATGCTGCCAAAAGACGACCACTGCCCGCCGATCGGAATGATGCGGCAGTCGAACCGTCAGTCGATGGCTGAGGATAAGATCAATGACAACGTCCACaaccatcgtcatcgtcagaTGATTTCTGCCGGCGGCGGCAATGGAGGCAACATGCACCAGCAATCCAGCTCGTCGCCACTGGCTCCTTCCCAGTCATTCATGCAATCCGTCCCAGTGCCGATGATGTTTACCGATAACAATTCTCCCGGTGGTACCGTCAGTGCCGTCACTACCAGTTCCGACGACGGCATGTTCATGGCAAAGAACCGCATGACGGGGAAAAAGTATCATCGTACGATACCGCGACAGTTTTCAATCGTCGATCCGATCATCAACCCGATCAAGACGAACACGTTCGtagtggcggcggcggcagcagccaCTTCTTCTTCAGCTTCATCGTCGACACCAATGACGCAGCACGCCACTAGTCGGGAGTCGGGAAAGCTCGGTTCGCATCGAGTGAACGGTACGGGAGGAAGTGTTACACCGACCGGCAGTGTCAGTACGGCTACATCGACAACGGAAATGAACCGTGGCGGCAAGCAGTGCCACTGTCCGGTGCAGCATAAGGCGATCTTGACGGCCTACCAGCCCGTCGGTTCTGGGCAACCGCCCACCGGTTCGTTGTCCGTAGTCGAGGCGGGATACCGAAGCCAGGGAAATGACCAGTCACGCAGCAAGCAACCGTCTTCCGTCAATGGCGACCGTGGAGCGCATCTGGCAGTTGAAAGAAACGCTGGCGGAGGTGATGGGGGTAGCTCATCGGCGAAGAGCATCTCTGTTCCGGCACTCGGTACCCAGCGTTACCAGCATGAGAAGGACTATCAGAGCAACAGCTTGTCGTTTGCCGGTGCCGTCGGTGGTGTACACAGTGGAAAAAGCCTCAAAGCAACGCACAACCACCAGCAAAATCACTATCTGCACCACAATGCTCATATCGGTGCCACCGAATCGAAGGCTTCCGGCGTGGGAATGGACGAACTGATGAATTCCCGCCAGCATGGTCTTTCGTCGACCGATGGCGACGATCGTTCGGTGCTACACAAGAAGTCTTCATTAGCCGTGGGTtctggtggaggtggaggacCGATAAATCCGATCCTTCCACCGAAGGTGAAAAAACATCAGCATccacatcagcagcatcagcaacagcagcatcaacaacaccagcaccagcagcaaccacAAGATCAACCCACGGTACCCCAGCATGGCCATTCGGCGGGAGGACAGTTATCGCAGCGCAGCGGTTCTATGCACCAGAAAAGGATATCTTTTCTTGAAAGTCCCAGCACCGGCGGCCCCGGATCGGTCAGTAATGGTGGAGGTGCGAAACTGAGCGAGCACCGTAGATCACCCGTACCGCCAAGCCACGATGGCGTTGTGGGTACTGGCGGGGGTGCACTGAAGCTCGCTAGCGGAGCCGCCACCCCGGGGAACGGTTACTCCAACTCTTTGCCGAGACATTCCTTCACCACCGCTAGGAGCTACGAGCAACGCAAACAACGTAGTATGGCATCGGCGGCAACGTACGGAGATCGTGTAGGCATCTCTAAGTCAAACCCAAGGCATGTCCGTTCCGGCGATGGTTTACCGCTGCATGAGAAATCTCCGTACGATAGCAATACGCTGCCCAAGAACGGTTCAAGCGCAAGCGTCGGGCGCAAGACTAGTCTCGTGACCGAAGCGGTCAACCATATACCCTCGGTAATCAACATTCCAGTTCCACCACCGCCAGCAAACGTGTTCGGGTTGAGAACCAACTCTCCGTCGTCGATCGGATTGTCCAGCGAAAGCGGCATCATCAAACAGCAAGGCTGTAATGACGGTGGTGGACCTTCGTCCACCGGAAGCTCAAAGCATAGCTCGACGTTGACGTACACTATGGCGGAAAACGGAGGAAGCAACAAACGAAAGGGTGctggaggacgaggaggatcCGGTGGAACAGCAGGAGATGGAGGTGACGGTGGCTCTGGGGCGAAAGGATCCGCACCAGTAGCGGGAAGTGCAGGAGGAACAGGAGGAGCAGGTGGGGGAACCCTGAAAGGCGACACTGTTGCGGGCTGCAGCAACACCACTAAGCAACCGATACTACTACCACTGCCGGTACTCATGACGACGATCACAAATTGTGCCAATCCACGGGAACACGTGCTACCCAACGACAACAGTCTCGACGAGGACTACTTGAGCGAGTGTGAGAATTGCAAATCTTCCAGTAACGCACGATACTACCTGGATTTGCAGGACAACAGCAAAGTGAGCGCACCGGTGCAGGAAACGATGACACTGCAGCGAAAGATACCGGATAACGCGGAAGAGGAACAGCAGAACTACTACCGGGTGTCGTCGACTTTGCCAACCAACACGAGCAAACGCAATGCGCC ggTTGCCAATAAGGATCGCGTTGCTTGGTTCTCTACCATACCGGCCAGCTCCTCTTCCGACGACGAAGAGACCTGCGAGTAA